The proteins below come from a single Paracholeplasma manati genomic window:
- a CDS encoding heavy metal translocating P-type ATPase, whose translation MNKKNNLALETIFTVTAIGLILFTLIFGRYVGDTAEMVLFGLSFLFGGFYKAKEGVIKTIENKALNVEFLMIVAALGAFILKNYAEGAILIFIFALSGLLEDYATSKSEKAFTSLLNLAPEEALLEKDGKEVVVKVSDLNIGDVVIVKVGSSIPADGEVVFGNTSINESMITGEFVPVDKKVGDNVFSGTLNESALIKVRVTKDMKDSMVQKIIDFVETAHENKTESQSFIEQFERWYVYVVIALSILTMVVPPIFGWWTQDVAIYRGIVVLVVGSPCALVASVSPAVLSSLSNASRKGILIKGGKHLETLSKIDAVLLDKTGTITEGRPEVKEIYCALDEHETVCKVIYALERQSTHPLAKAVVDYLKDTDDIHIESKETPGKGIEGQYQGHLYQVGRFDVQVDDVLRDKVDSAHKAGFTTILVSKDGVLIGYISLMDRIRPRVKEAIESLKAHNIRPILMTGDNRYTAGSIAKEAGIAYVLSELLPEDKLKHVESLKKSGKNVMMVGDGINDAPALAAADVGVAMGSGTDVSLETADIVFMNNNIENIEKSIQLAKRMKQIANQNIIFSVTVISLLLLSNVFGIVLLPLGVIFHEGSTILVILNSLRLLLK comes from the coding sequence ATGAACAAGAAAAATAATTTAGCCTTAGAAACCATCTTTACAGTCACTGCCATCGGCCTCATTTTATTTACATTGATTTTCGGACGTTATGTCGGGGATACTGCTGAGATGGTTTTATTTGGATTATCCTTTCTATTTGGCGGTTTTTATAAAGCCAAAGAAGGTGTGATTAAAACCATTGAAAACAAAGCATTGAACGTTGAATTTTTAATGATCGTTGCAGCACTAGGTGCATTTATATTAAAAAATTATGCTGAAGGTGCAATCTTAATATTCATTTTCGCGTTATCGGGGTTATTAGAAGATTACGCAACATCGAAGAGTGAAAAAGCATTTACGAGTTTATTGAATCTCGCACCCGAAGAAGCACTACTGGAAAAGGATGGCAAAGAAGTCGTTGTTAAAGTCAGTGATTTAAACATTGGCGATGTGGTCATCGTTAAAGTGGGATCATCGATTCCAGCCGATGGTGAGGTTGTATTTGGCAATACATCCATCAACGAATCGATGATTACCGGTGAGTTTGTCCCTGTCGATAAAAAAGTCGGTGACAATGTCTTTAGTGGCACCCTAAATGAATCGGCTTTGATCAAAGTTAGAGTAACCAAAGATATGAAAGATTCGATGGTTCAAAAAATCATTGATTTCGTCGAAACTGCTCATGAGAATAAAACGGAATCACAAAGTTTTATTGAACAATTTGAACGTTGGTATGTCTACGTGGTGATTGCATTATCCATCCTAACGATGGTCGTACCACCCATTTTTGGATGGTGGACCCAAGATGTCGCGATTTATCGTGGTATCGTCGTTTTAGTCGTTGGTTCCCCGTGCGCGCTGGTCGCGAGCGTGTCACCCGCAGTTCTATCTTCTTTATCCAACGCCTCAAGAAAAGGGATTCTCATCAAAGGTGGAAAACACTTAGAAACCTTGTCAAAGATTGATGCAGTATTACTTGATAAAACAGGTACCATCACGGAAGGTAGACCAGAAGTCAAAGAAATTTATTGTGCTTTAGATGAACACGAAACCGTTTGTAAAGTCATCTATGCACTAGAAAGACAATCTACCCATCCGCTTGCCAAAGCCGTGGTTGATTATTTGAAAGATACCGATGACATTCACATAGAATCCAAAGAAACCCCAGGTAAAGGGATTGAAGGTCAATATCAAGGTCATCTATATCAAGTTGGTCGCTTTGATGTCCAAGTCGATGACGTCTTAAGAGATAAAGTGGATTCAGCCCATAAAGCAGGTTTCACCACCATTTTGGTATCCAAAGATGGTGTTTTGATTGGCTATATTTCATTGATGGATCGTATCAGACCAAGAGTCAAAGAAGCCATTGAATCCTTAAAAGCACACAACATTAGACCGATTTTAATGACTGGGGATAACCGTTATACTGCTGGTTCGATTGCGAAAGAAGCAGGCATTGCCTATGTGTTATCTGAATTGTTACCAGAAGATAAACTCAAACACGTGGAATCATTAAAGAAATCTGGCAAAAATGTCATGATGGTTGGTGATGGTATCAACGACGCACCTGCACTTGCAGCTGCGGATGTTGGGGTTGCGATGGGGTCAGGTACCGATGTTTCATTAGAAACAGCCGATATTGTCTTCATGAATAACAACATTGAAAACATTGAAAAATCAATTCAACTTGCAAAACGAATGAAGCAGATTGCCAATCAAAATATTATATTCTCTGTCACGGTAATCAGCCTATTGTTGTTATCCAATGTCTTTGGAATTGTTTTACTACCACTTGGGGTTATTTTCCATGAAGGTTCAACCATTTTGGTTATTCTAAATAGTTTAAGATTATTGTTAAAATAG
- a CDS encoding AAA family ATPase, with amino-acid sequence MIEARDMSKVLLITGPRQVGKTTTLNHLFKGKCDEHI; translated from the coding sequence ATGATAGAAGCTAGAGATATGTCTAAAGTCCTCTTGATTACAGGTCCAAGACAAGTTGGCAAGACAACAACACTAAATCATTTATTTAAGGGAAAATGCGATGAGCATATTTAA
- a CDS encoding LTA synthase family protein: MNQKKWYYSFLGLFYGLNIINTYMVTTAILNRYLIPFRRHGLLELNAIIGNIAALTILLIIGFLIFKKRRSRMTYLIVITGLLNIAIFSIGIFTKYYSTMFSIYEMTLFNNPAAELAGSIFVEALTELYRYYRIIVFIPVMVLMGIYIAYFKRIKKQQLMVDEVTFPWHRLLSIFILLASMVLSLSTNAIVKANLDKRWPISAERALFGIQSAGLYNYYVGQMMGINLSNVNLTLPSLTIYNTYNKNQDTYTNLFDQSYSNQLPITQASTVEIDPSLLQDGQLNGVFEGKNVVVFHLETFNHFLLDEQGPYMDSDYFSTLKALLNESYVLDNFYTNVGLGNSADAEFSVMTGLYPTGDTTLYWNYNKTKYVFEALPKLFPDYYRASLHGDVKTFYNRDIVHEQMLGFEDYFYYDSKAAYYEGTKNGVYRFPDFLEKNTPESPWLSDLSLLKWTESLIESHEQYFLYPITIQPHTPYLYDPFPNQFTNEDIPVSPTTLKYINYETYYDDFFDHFIEMAKRVENTVYVFYSDHGSGIPKVDLEVLLGRELTTLEYKQEMIKTLAFIYVPDDSDSNSSIPQGLLKGTQPLVRSQVDIYRTVLELFGINSDYQYYGVNALSDERTFAIDTRAFDIVTDDYFIISKFMSSDESPNDMNTLYFVDPSAVVNEPYDLYLDVMLFKKRMDIALQLNLYQHLKNI, translated from the coding sequence ATGAATCAAAAAAAGTGGTATTACTCATTCCTTGGCCTTTTCTATGGATTAAATATAATCAACACTTATATGGTAACAACCGCCATATTGAACCGATACTTAATTCCATTTAGACGCCATGGTTTATTAGAACTGAATGCGATCATAGGCAATATCGCAGCCTTGACCATCCTATTGATCATAGGCTTTTTAATCTTTAAGAAAAGACGTTCCCGTATGACGTATTTGATTGTTATTACAGGGTTACTCAATATCGCGATATTCTCCATTGGGATATTCACCAAATATTATTCTACGATGTTCTCCATTTATGAGATGACATTGTTCAATAACCCAGCAGCTGAATTGGCAGGGTCTATCTTTGTTGAAGCCCTCACGGAACTCTATCGTTATTATCGAATCATCGTATTCATACCGGTGATGGTATTGATGGGTATTTATATCGCTTATTTCAAACGCATCAAAAAACAACAGCTCATGGTAGATGAAGTCACTTTCCCATGGCATCGGTTGTTATCCATATTCATTTTACTCGCATCGATGGTACTGTCGTTGAGTACCAACGCGATTGTAAAAGCCAATCTCGACAAACGTTGGCCAATATCCGCGGAAAGAGCGCTCTTTGGCATCCAAAGTGCCGGTTTATATAATTATTATGTGGGACAAATGATGGGTATCAATTTGTCTAATGTGAATTTGACCTTACCGAGTTTAACCATTTATAACACTTATAATAAGAATCAAGATACCTACACCAATTTGTTTGATCAATCCTATAGCAACCAACTCCCAATCACACAAGCATCGACCGTAGAAATCGATCCAAGTCTCTTACAAGATGGCCAATTAAATGGTGTATTTGAAGGGAAAAATGTGGTTGTGTTCCACCTAGAAACCTTCAATCATTTCCTCTTAGATGAACAAGGTCCATACATGGATAGTGATTATTTTAGTACATTAAAAGCACTGTTAAATGAATCCTATGTCTTAGATAATTTCTATACCAATGTTGGTTTAGGCAACTCCGCTGACGCTGAGTTTTCGGTAATGACTGGGCTATATCCAACCGGAGATACCACGCTGTATTGGAATTATAATAAAACCAAATATGTCTTTGAAGCTTTACCCAAATTATTTCCGGATTACTATCGCGCATCCTTACATGGGGACGTGAAAACATTTTATAACCGCGACATTGTCCATGAACAAATGCTGGGTTTTGAAGATTATTTTTATTATGATTCGAAAGCGGCTTATTATGAAGGTACCAAAAATGGGGTCTATCGATTCCCAGATTTCCTAGAAAAGAATACCCCTGAAAGCCCTTGGTTATCGGATTTATCTTTATTGAAATGGACCGAATCCTTGATTGAGTCACATGAACAGTATTTCCTATACCCCATTACCATTCAACCCCATACACCTTATTTATATGACCCATTCCCAAATCAGTTTACGAATGAGGACATCCCAGTCAGCCCAACCACATTGAAATACATCAATTATGAAACTTATTATGACGATTTCTTCGACCATTTCATCGAGATGGCGAAACGTGTCGAAAACACAGTTTATGTATTTTATAGTGATCATGGTTCTGGTATTCCAAAAGTAGATTTAGAAGTCTTGTTGGGTCGTGAATTAACCACCCTCGAATACAAACAAGAGATGATCAAGACGTTGGCCTTTATTTACGTACCGGATGATAGCGACTCAAATAGCAGTATCCCTCAAGGTTTACTCAAGGGAACCCAACCGCTCGTACGCAGTCAAGTCGATATCTATCGCACGGTGTTAGAACTGTTTGGCATCAACTCAGATTATCAATATTATGGCGTCAATGCCTTATCCGATGAACGCACATTCGCCATCGATACGCGCGCTTTTGACATCGTCACCGATGATTATTTCATCATCAGCAAATTCATGAGTTCGGATGAATCACCCAATGACATGAACACCCTGTATTTTGTCGATCCATCGGCCGTGGTGAATGAACCATATGACCTCTATTTAGACGTGATGTTATTTAAAAAACGTATGGACATCGCGTTACAATTGAATTTATATCAGCACTTAAAAAATATTTAA
- a CDS encoding cyclase family protein yields MIIDLTKTIEDGMTVYPGDPKVSLTTIAEVEKDGYENHLLMTSMHSGTHIDGPKHFISNQPYIDAFPLDTFIGKARLIDDGQPYNDAGESILFIRSNGYLTETFVQSLLKHPIRVIVLEGTSPDESPYPIHQLLLGAGVFIVENATNFDQLPSNQTFKAYIIPLKIHADSSPCRVFVEI; encoded by the coding sequence ATGATTATTGACCTTACTAAAACCATTGAAGATGGGATGACTGTCTATCCAGGTGACCCGAAAGTCTCATTAACAACCATCGCTGAGGTTGAAAAAGATGGCTATGAAAACCATCTATTAATGACCTCAATGCATAGTGGTACGCATATCGATGGACCCAAACACTTTATTTCAAATCAACCATACATAGACGCGTTCCCACTGGATACATTCATTGGAAAAGCACGACTGATTGACGATGGTCAGCCCTACAATGATGCAGGTGAATCGATTCTCTTTATACGTTCTAATGGTTATTTAACCGAAACGTTTGTACAATCCTTATTGAAACATCCCATTCGTGTAATCGTGCTTGAAGGCACATCACCAGATGAATCGCCTTACCCGATCCACCAATTATTATTAGGTGCGGGTGTATTCATCGTTGAGAACGCGACCAATTTTGATCAATTACCTTCCAATCAAACCTTTAAAGCGTATATTATCCCACTCAAAATCCACGCGGATAGTAGCCCGTGTCGTGTATTTGTTGAAATATAA
- the mgsA gene encoding methylglyoxal synthase produces MRVALIAHDKKKPEIIDLAKKYRDILAKHTLYATGTTGTLIIGETGLSIIRMKSGPLGGDQQIGSMVADNQLDLVIFLRDPLTAQPHEPDVSALLRLCDVFSIPLATNKTSAEIMLKALDANQISNKYLSSK; encoded by the coding sequence ATGCGAGTAGCACTCATAGCACACGATAAGAAAAAACCAGAAATCATCGATTTAGCCAAGAAGTATCGAGACATTTTAGCCAAACATACCTTGTACGCGACAGGTACCACAGGGACCCTCATCATTGGTGAAACTGGATTGTCCATCATTCGGATGAAATCAGGTCCGCTCGGTGGTGACCAACAAATAGGTTCTATGGTTGCAGACAACCAGCTGGATTTGGTCATCTTTTTAAGAGACCCGCTCACAGCCCAACCGCATGAACCGGATGTTTCCGCGTTATTAAGGCTGTGTGATGTCTTTTCAATCCCGCTCGCAACCAATAAGACTTCGGCTGAAATCATGTTAAAAGCCTTGGATGCCAATCAAATATCGAATAAGTATTTATCGAGTAAATAG
- a CDS encoding glycosyl hydrolase family 18 protein — MKKTIPTIFISIFMFMLMACQKPTLQPVEVTLDLNGGHMDASYLSTIEPNSALTITSKNDTSGSSLSLMDHTQTKLRWFYKLFIAYNQAVGLYEVVYVDPMTAAVENLTLPEYDYIIGAHQQLPDTESLNQIIEYTNEPNQKMFVQFETDVIAYTEGELKVSFYGEAELYQNPQLTLLEPTRLPTPVKEGFRFLGWEYQGQTVLSYPGYMTNDHIQSMTYVAKWGSKTVNELQTYLEDLLPDLTEESVGLPLVFSGYFMEWTSSHPEVISNSGLYKRPYQTTTVTLIANITGEITDTLSFDIVVPGYKSLEGPIASSYIYRGYNTVNDDFFETLDIINTAFITADATGALYGETYLSNIQTYIMPKAKVYGNWVIMSVAPESSWSTIAASQNLVNTFADNIVSMINQYGFDGVDIDWETPTDSEKTRYTALMKVVYEKVKANNPNHLVTTAITGGIWQPPRYDLNNSKVYLDYINLMTYGMSNANGQYQNALYRATTYHNTTLLVGRSLSTASIDETVKNFKSTYGISYDKIIVGVAFYGIKQTRTYNASTQTFGSWINAGSVYYNNILLNYLNNDDYIKAYDTRAGVPYILKTDGTEFISYDNPRSIQEKSDYVIEQGLGGIMFWEYGTDTSGQLLIALKDGLNK; from the coding sequence ATGAAAAAAACCATTCCAACCATCTTCATAAGCATTTTTATGTTCATGTTGATGGCTTGTCAAAAACCGACATTACAACCAGTTGAGGTGACTTTAGACCTCAATGGGGGCCATATGGATGCGTCTTATTTGTCCACCATTGAACCCAATAGCGCTTTAACCATCACGAGTAAAAATGATACCAGTGGTAGTTCACTATCACTCATGGATCATACACAAACCAAACTCAGATGGTTTTACAAACTGTTCATCGCCTATAACCAGGCAGTTGGTCTCTATGAAGTGGTCTATGTCGATCCGATGACCGCTGCCGTAGAAAACTTAACCTTACCTGAGTATGATTATATCATTGGCGCACACCAACAATTACCAGATACTGAAAGTTTAAACCAAATCATCGAGTATACCAATGAACCCAATCAAAAAATGTTTGTGCAATTCGAAACGGATGTGATTGCTTATACAGAAGGTGAACTCAAGGTCTCTTTTTATGGGGAAGCAGAACTATATCAAAATCCACAATTAACCTTATTAGAGCCCACCAGATTACCAACACCCGTCAAAGAAGGGTTTCGCTTCTTGGGTTGGGAATACCAAGGGCAAACCGTATTGAGTTACCCTGGTTATATGACCAATGATCACATCCAATCGATGACTTATGTTGCGAAATGGGGGTCAAAAACCGTGAATGAATTACAAACTTATCTAGAAGATCTTTTGCCAGATTTGACAGAGGAAAGTGTGGGTTTGCCACTGGTCTTTAGCGGCTACTTTATGGAATGGACTTCAAGCCATCCTGAAGTCATTTCGAATAGCGGTTTATACAAAAGACCCTATCAAACCACAACAGTCACACTCATAGCCAACATCACAGGTGAAATCACGGATACCCTATCTTTTGACATCGTTGTTCCAGGGTACAAATCCTTAGAAGGTCCCATCGCCTCCAGTTACATTTATCGTGGATATAACACGGTCAATGATGATTTCTTTGAGACATTAGACATCATCAATACAGCATTTATTACAGCCGACGCCACTGGTGCATTGTACGGCGAAACCTATTTAAGCAACATCCAAACCTACATCATGCCGAAAGCCAAAGTCTATGGCAATTGGGTCATCATGTCGGTGGCACCTGAATCTTCTTGGAGCACCATCGCTGCGAGTCAAAACTTGGTAAATACCTTCGCGGATAATATTGTTTCGATGATCAATCAATATGGATTTGATGGTGTCGATATCGACTGGGAGACCCCAACCGATTCAGAAAAAACCAGATACACGGCTTTGATGAAAGTAGTCTATGAAAAGGTGAAAGCCAATAATCCGAACCACTTGGTGACCACCGCGATTACCGGTGGTATCTGGCAACCACCAAGATATGATTTAAATAATTCCAAAGTCTATTTAGATTATATAAACCTGATGACTTACGGCATGAGTAACGCCAATGGTCAATATCAAAATGCCCTTTATCGCGCAACCACTTATCACAATACTACTTTATTGGTAGGTCGTTCTTTATCGACTGCGTCCATCGATGAAACCGTCAAAAACTTTAAATCTACTTATGGTATTTCATACGATAAAATCATCGTCGGTGTCGCATTCTATGGCATCAAACAAACGAGAACCTACAACGCAAGTACTCAAACATTTGGGTCATGGATCAATGCGGGGTCTGTCTATTACAATAATATTCTACTGAACTATTTGAATAATGACGATTATATCAAAGCTTACGATACCCGTGCTGGTGTGCCTTATATTTTAAAGACAGATGGTACGGAATTCATTTCTTATGACAACCCAAGATCCATTCAAGAGAAGAGTGATTATGTCATTGAACAAGGCTTGGGAGGCATCATGTTTTGGGAATATGGTACCGATACATCAGGCCAATTGTTGATTGCTTTAAAAGATGGGTTAAATAAGTAA
- a CDS encoding GNAT family N-acetyltransferase, which produces MLTTHHEIINEKTYAYFNQAILESQFYLPMTFEQFKYLSQTHYVMIHVTDDQIQGLLMGSFKDNACYIAYLLGTKAAQYALLNDLEYQLRTTSIKTLWWSYNNPIKVPFYTNPPHIHFNAQGVLKDSPIESLLLSSGYQIYATMDTYEVDLTSFQKNDYLAEKTIHLKQLGIEFVVLNECTKSVDDFLQLLPNPAFVDVIRHGIAASKPILFVMYNGSIMGFTGPISVDTDGRGVFGGIEILDALQGYGAGKLLFFKLLQTFKDMGATYVTLFTGQNNPAKHIYMAAGCQITHTFYLMKKELYR; this is translated from the coding sequence ATGTTGACAACCCATCATGAAATCATCAACGAAAAGACGTATGCTTATTTCAATCAAGCAATCCTCGAAAGTCAGTTCTACCTGCCGATGACCTTCGAACAGTTCAAATATTTATCCCAAACACACTATGTCATGATTCATGTTACGGATGACCAAATTCAAGGTTTGTTGATGGGGAGTTTTAAAGACAACGCATGCTATATCGCTTATTTACTCGGTACAAAGGCAGCTCAATACGCTTTGTTGAATGACTTAGAATATCAATTGAGAACCACTTCAATCAAGACATTATGGTGGTCATATAATAACCCAATCAAGGTGCCTTTCTATACAAATCCCCCCCACATTCATTTCAATGCTCAAGGGGTGTTAAAGGATTCTCCTATTGAGTCCTTATTGTTAAGTTCTGGTTATCAAATTTACGCCACAATGGATACCTATGAAGTCGATTTAACTTCGTTTCAAAAAAACGATTATTTGGCAGAAAAAACCATTCATTTAAAACAGTTGGGGATTGAATTTGTGGTGTTAAACGAGTGTACAAAATCGGTGGATGATTTTCTTCAATTGTTACCTAATCCTGCTTTTGTAGATGTCATCAGACATGGGATTGCTGCCTCTAAACCCATTTTATTTGTGATGTATAATGGCTCAATCATGGGATTTACTGGTCCAATCAGTGTCGATACTGATGGCCGTGGTGTATTCGGCGGCATCGAGATACTAGATGCTTTACAAGGGTATGGGGCAGGCAAATTACTCTTCTTTAAATTGCTTCAAACATTTAAAGATATGGGGGCTACTTACGTGACTTTATTCACGGGTCAAAACAACCCTGCGAAGCATATTTACATGGCCGCTGGCTGCCAAATCACACACACATTTTATCTCATGAAAAAGGAACTCTATCGCTAG
- the murQ gene encoding N-acetylmuramic acid 6-phosphate etherase, translated as MVDIGKISTEKRNENTRNIDLVSTQEILTMINNEDKLVPIAVEKALGQISNVVDVVTQAFQKGGRLIYVGAGTSGRLGVLDASECPPTFGVSKDMVIGIIAGGNKALRFPIEKVEDSKKAAIKDLKRKKLKANDVVIGVTASGRTPYAVGAVEYANELGCQTACITTSSNSVIAATAKHPIEAITGAEPLTGSTRMKSGTAQKLIMNMITTASMVKIGKVYENLMVDVQMSNDKLVSRATSIVMDVTGCNKDTAVAHLMKYDSVKFAIFSIMSKIEDKDKIKEILMDHNGNIRESLKRL; from the coding sequence ATGGTAGACATTGGAAAAATTAGTACTGAAAAACGTAATGAAAACACTCGAAACATCGATTTGGTATCCACTCAAGAAATCTTGACGATGATTAACAATGAAGACAAATTGGTGCCTATCGCCGTTGAAAAAGCGCTAGGACAAATATCCAACGTGGTCGATGTCGTCACACAAGCTTTCCAAAAAGGTGGACGCCTCATCTATGTCGGTGCCGGCACATCGGGCCGCTTAGGTGTCCTAGATGCCTCAGAATGTCCACCAACCTTTGGTGTGTCTAAAGATATGGTTATCGGCATCATCGCTGGTGGAAACAAAGCTTTGAGGTTCCCAATTGAAAAAGTCGAAGATTCCAAAAAAGCAGCGATTAAAGACTTAAAACGTAAGAAGCTTAAAGCCAACGATGTGGTCATTGGTGTCACCGCGAGTGGCAGAACCCCATACGCTGTAGGGGCAGTGGAATATGCCAACGAACTCGGTTGTCAAACCGCTTGTATCACCACATCCTCCAATTCAGTGATCGCAGCGACAGCCAAGCATCCGATTGAAGCCATCACTGGGGCAGAACCATTGACGGGTTCAACAAGAATGAAATCAGGCACAGCTCAAAAACTCATCATGAATATGATTACAACAGCTTCCATGGTTAAAATCGGTAAGGTGTATGAAAACCTCATGGTTGACGTGCAAATGTCCAATGATAAATTGGTATCACGTGCCACATCCATTGTTATGGATGTCACTGGATGCAATAAGGATACAGCAGTTGCTCATTTAATGAAATACGATTCCGTGAAGTTCGCGATATTTTCAATCATGTCAAAAATCGAAGATAAAGACAAGATTAAAGAGATTTTAATGGATCACAACGGAAACATCCGTGAATCACTGAAACGACTCTAA
- a CDS encoding BadF/BadG/BcrA/BcrD ATPase family protein → MDKWIIGIDGGGTKTLAVLYDFEGREIARALGGFSNFSIDETEALKNIEQTIQTLVSKIPVVEYELWIQLGIAGATKMKDKGVEASLEQRFHAKVRLDTDAMIGLYSVEKEPDQAVIMAIGGTGSAVITLKEEAINTIGGYGHLLGDEGSAYHVVISAFKNLIYESEHNLGFSPLSKLLLKEIKGQSEADIIAYIYNKNKSEIAGLSPKMGELARTGDELTLSLYQKEGEMLGEQIYNAYKRFIHPHRVKVAPRGSFVLQAPAVKTSMIAYLKDRMPSFDIEEVPVEPVKGAYHLAIKHFTKG, encoded by the coding sequence ATGGATAAATGGATCATCGGCATCGATGGTGGTGGCACCAAAACCCTCGCAGTATTGTATGACTTTGAAGGGCGAGAAATCGCTCGGGCTTTGGGTGGTTTTTCGAACTTTTCAATCGATGAAACAGAAGCATTGAAAAACATCGAACAAACCATTCAAACACTCGTTTCAAAAATCCCAGTAGTCGAATACGAATTATGGATTCAATTGGGTATCGCTGGTGCAACCAAAATGAAAGACAAAGGGGTCGAAGCGTCCCTTGAACAACGATTTCACGCAAAAGTCAGGTTAGATACCGACGCGATGATTGGTTTGTATTCGGTTGAAAAAGAACCCGATCAAGCGGTCATTATGGCGATTGGTGGTACAGGCAGTGCTGTGATTACCTTAAAAGAGGAAGCCATCAACACCATTGGGGGTTATGGACACCTCCTAGGGGATGAAGGTAGTGCCTATCACGTGGTCATCAGCGCATTTAAAAATCTCATCTATGAAAGTGAACACAACCTGGGATTTAGTCCTTTATCTAAGTTGTTGTTAAAAGAAATCAAAGGACAAAGCGAAGCGGACATCATCGCTTACATCTACAACAAAAACAAAAGTGAAATCGCTGGTTTATCGCCGAAAATGGGAGAACTCGCGAGAACAGGGGATGAACTCACCCTCTCTTTATATCAAAAAGAAGGGGAAATGTTAGGTGAACAGATTTATAACGCCTACAAGCGATTCATCCATCCACACCGTGTGAAGGTAGCGCCAAGAGGATCATTTGTCCTTCAAGCACCAGCCGTCAAAACATCCATGATCGCGTATCTCAAAGACAGAATGCCGTCTTTTGACATCGAAGAAGTCCCAGTTGAACCTGTCAAAGGGGCTTACCATCTCGCGATAAAACACTTTACAAAGGGGTAA